A window from Pseudomonas campi encodes these proteins:
- the ccoN gene encoding cytochrome-c oxidase, cbb3-type subunit I, translated as MSTAISQTAYNYKVVRQFAVMTVIWGVIGMGLGVFIAAQLVWPELNLNLPWTSFGRLRPLHTNAVIFAFGGCALFATSYYVVQRTCQARLISDGLAAFTFWGWQAVIVLAVITLPLGYTSSKEYAELEWPIDILLGIVWVTYCVVFFGTIVKRKAKHIYVGNWFFGAFILVTAMLHIVNSMEMPVSLFKSYSMYAGATDAMVQWWYGHNAVGFFLTTGFLGMMYYFVPKQAERPIYSYRLSIVHFWALITLYIWAGPHHLHYTALPDWAQSLGMAMSLILLAPSWGGMINGMMSLSGAWHKLRSDPILRFLVVSLAFYGMSTFEGPMMAIKTVNALSHYTDWTIGHVHAGALGWVAMISIGALYHLIPKVFGREQMHSIALINAHFWLATIGTVLYIASMWVNGITQGLMWRAVNEDGTLTYSFVEALVASHEGYLVRMIGGAFFATGMLLMAYNTFRTVRAAKPTEYEAAARIPAEVAH; from the coding sequence ATGAGCACAGCAATCAGTCAGACTGCTTATAACTACAAGGTGGTCCGCCAGTTCGCCGTTATGACGGTGATCTGGGGCGTCATCGGCATGGGTCTAGGCGTGTTCATCGCCGCACAACTCGTGTGGCCGGAACTCAACCTGAACCTGCCGTGGACCAGCTTCGGCCGCCTGCGCCCGCTGCACACCAACGCAGTAATCTTCGCCTTCGGCGGCTGCGCCCTGTTCGCCACGTCCTACTACGTGGTGCAGCGTACTTGCCAGGCCCGCCTGATTTCTGATGGTCTGGCTGCCTTTACCTTCTGGGGTTGGCAGGCTGTGATCGTGCTGGCCGTAATCACCTTGCCGCTGGGTTACACCAGTTCCAAGGAATACGCCGAGCTGGAGTGGCCGATCGACATCCTCCTGGGGATCGTCTGGGTCACCTACTGCGTGGTGTTCTTCGGCACCATCGTCAAGCGCAAAGCCAAGCACATCTATGTAGGCAACTGGTTCTTCGGTGCCTTCATCCTGGTTACCGCCATGCTGCACATCGTCAACAGCATGGAAATGCCGGTAAGCCTGTTCAAGTCGTACTCGATGTACGCCGGCGCCACCGACGCCATGGTGCAGTGGTGGTACGGTCACAACGCCGTGGGCTTCTTCCTCACCACCGGTTTCCTGGGGATGATGTACTACTTCGTGCCCAAGCAGGCCGAGCGTCCGATCTACTCCTATCGCCTGTCGATCGTGCACTTCTGGGCGCTGATCACCCTGTACATCTGGGCCGGTCCGCACCACCTGCACTACACCGCGCTGCCGGATTGGGCGCAGTCCCTGGGCATGGCTATGTCGCTGATCCTCCTGGCTCCGAGCTGGGGCGGCATGATCAACGGCATGATGAGCCTCTCGGGCGCCTGGCATAAGCTGCGCAGCGACCCCATCCTGCGCTTCCTGGTGGTGTCCCTGGCGTTCTACGGCATGTCGACTTTCGAAGGCCCGATGATGGCCATCAAGACCGTCAACGCCCTGTCCCACTACACCGACTGGACCATCGGCCACGTGCACGCTGGCGCCCTCGGCTGGGTCGCGATGATCTCTATCGGCGCGCTGTACCACCTGATCCCGAAAGTCTTCGGTCGTGAGCAGATGCACAGCATCGCGCTGATCAACGCCCACTTCTGGCTGGCGACCATCGGCACCGTGCTGTACATCGCCTCCATGTGGGTCAACGGCATCACCCAGGGCCTGATGTGGCGTGCAGTCAACGAAGACGGCACCCTCACCTACTCCTTCGTCGAAGCGCTGGTTGCCAGCCACGAGGGTTACCTGGTGCGCATGATCGGCGGTGCGTTCTTCGCTACCGGCATGCTGCTGATGGCCTACAACACCTTCCGCACCGTGCGCGCAGCCAAACCGACTGAATACGAAGCTGCCGCCCGCATTCCTGCCGAGGTTGCTCACTGA
- the ccoG gene encoding cytochrome c oxidase accessory protein CcoG, whose translation MSDQIPVRNITPPAATGNASVDLYASQEKIYTRAFTGLFRNLRVSGGAFLFLLYFGTAWLSWNDRQAVWWDLPERKFYIFGATFWPQDFALLSWLLIICAFGLFFITVFAGRVWCGYTCPQSVWTWVFMWCEKVTEGDRNQRMKLDKQPMSGEKFARKAAKHSLWILIGLVTGLTFVGYFSPIRDLIPSLLSGEADGWAYFWVGFFTLATYGNAGWLREQVCIYMCPYARFQSVMFDKDTLIVSYDPRRGESRGPRKKTADYKADGLGDCIDCTMCVQVCPTGIDIRDGLQIECIGCAACIDACDSIMEKMNYPKGLISYTTEHNLSGQKTHLLRPRLIGYAIALVAMMGLFAWAVGHRSLVELDILKDRVLFRENEQGFIENVYTLKLMNKAQRDLTFRVSVEGLDGLVYGGKSELKVAEGEVLSVPVELSIPPEKLPSSANEILFKVQAVEDPSIHSDTDSRFIGPSVR comes from the coding sequence ATGAGCGACCAGATTCCCGTTCGAAACATCACCCCTCCTGCGGCCACAGGCAACGCCAGCGTCGACCTGTACGCCAGCCAGGAAAAAATCTATACCCGCGCCTTTACCGGCCTGTTCCGCAACCTGCGGGTCAGCGGCGGGGCCTTCCTGTTCCTGCTCTATTTCGGTACCGCCTGGCTTAGCTGGAATGACCGGCAAGCGGTCTGGTGGGACCTGCCCGAGCGCAAGTTCTACATCTTCGGCGCCACCTTCTGGCCGCAGGACTTTGCCCTGCTGTCCTGGCTGCTGATCATCTGTGCCTTCGGCCTGTTCTTCATCACCGTGTTCGCCGGCCGCGTCTGGTGCGGCTATACCTGCCCGCAAAGCGTGTGGACCTGGGTGTTCATGTGGTGTGAGAAAGTCACCGAGGGTGACCGCAACCAGCGCATGAAGCTGGACAAGCAGCCCATGAGCGGCGAGAAATTCGCTCGCAAGGCGGCCAAGCACAGCCTGTGGATACTCATCGGTCTGGTGACCGGCCTGACCTTCGTCGGCTACTTCTCACCGATCCGTGATTTGATCCCCAGCCTGCTCAGTGGCGAGGCCGATGGCTGGGCCTATTTCTGGGTCGGTTTCTTCACCCTGGCCACCTACGGCAATGCCGGCTGGCTGCGCGAACAGGTGTGCATCTACATGTGCCCCTACGCGCGCTTCCAGAGCGTGATGTTCGACAAGGACACCCTGATCGTCTCCTACGATCCGCGCCGCGGTGAAAGCCGTGGCCCGCGCAAGAAGACCGCCGACTACAAGGCCGACGGCCTCGGTGACTGCATCGACTGCACCATGTGCGTCCAGGTCTGCCCGACCGGCATCGACATCCGCGACGGCCTGCAGATCGAGTGCATCGGCTGCGCCGCCTGCATCGACGCCTGCGACAGCATCATGGAGAAGATGAACTACCCCAAAGGCCTGATCAGCTACACCACCGAGCACAACCTCTCCGGGCAGAAGACCCACCTGCTGCGCCCACGGCTGATCGGCTATGCGATTGCCCTGGTCGCCATGATGGGCCTGTTCGCCTGGGCGGTCGGTCATCGTTCGCTGGTGGAACTCGACATCCTCAAGGATCGAGTGCTGTTCCGCGAGAACGAGCAGGGCTTCATCGAGAACGTCTACACCCTCAAGCTGATGAACAAGGCCCAGCGCGACCTGACCTTCCGGGTCAGCGTCGAAGGTCTGGATGGCCTGGTCTATGGGGGCAAGAGCGAACTCAAGGTCGCCGAAGGTGAGGTACTCTCCGTGCCGGTGGAATTGTCCATACCACCGGAGAAACTGCCCTCCAGCGCCAACGAAATCCTCTTCAAGGTTCAGGCCGTTGAAGACCCGAGTATCCACAGCGACACCGACAGCCGCTTCATCGGCCCCAGCGTTCGCTAA
- a CDS encoding FixH family protein, producing the protein MQPDPLARPWYKEFWVWFILGILGMSVVLGTSMLVIATRNPPGLISDNYYDVGKGINTSLERENLAVRLKLKASLQLDNERGTASLQLQGYSKPPQLVLNLISPTQPERDRRVVLQAQADGSYAGNLLDAVEGRRFVEVIGQEGGQDWRLFEEEQLASGQSVQLGE; encoded by the coding sequence ATGCAACCCGACCCCCTCGCCCGGCCCTGGTACAAAGAATTCTGGGTCTGGTTCATTCTCGGCATTCTCGGCATGTCCGTGGTGCTGGGCACCTCCATGCTGGTGATCGCCACGCGCAATCCGCCGGGGCTGATCTCCGACAACTATTACGATGTCGGCAAAGGCATCAACACCTCGCTGGAGCGCGAAAACCTCGCCGTGCGCCTCAAGCTCAAGGCCAGCCTGCAGCTGGACAATGAGCGAGGCACCGCCAGCCTGCAGCTGCAGGGCTACAGCAAGCCGCCGCAACTGGTGCTCAACCTGATCTCGCCGACCCAGCCCGAGCGTGATCGGCGGGTAGTGCTGCAAGCCCAGGCGGACGGCAGCTATGCCGGCAACCTGCTGGATGCGGTCGAAGGCCGTCGCTTCGTCGAAGTCATCGGTCAGGAAGGCGGCCAGGACTGGCGCCTGTTCGAGGAAGAACAACTGGCCAGCGGCCAGTCGGTTCAGCTCGGCGAGTGA
- the ccoP gene encoding cytochrome-c oxidase, cbb3-type subunit III, whose amino-acid sequence MTTFWSLYITVLSLGTIIAMAVLIFSVRKGQRQDPTEETVGHEFDGIAEYDNPLPKWWFMLFVGTIVFALGYLVLYPGLGNWKGLLPGYNEAGDGKPFANGEAGWTGVHQWEKEMVRADKQYAPLYAAYAKMPIEEVAKDEKALKMGNRLFASNCSVCHGSDAKGAYGFPNLTDNEWRWGGSPAEIKQTIIAGRSGAMPPQAPQIGEDGVRNVAAYVLTELGGRKLPEGVTADIAAGKKVFETTCFACHTKEGTGNKMMGAPNLTNPSAFIYGSSYAQLQQTIRYGRNGNMPAQLPYVGSEDKVHLLTAYVYSLSHGEKAEPVEK is encoded by the coding sequence ATGACTACCTTCTGGAGTCTCTACATCACGGTGCTGAGCCTGGGCACCATCATCGCCATGGCCGTGCTGATCTTCAGCGTGCGCAAGGGCCAGCGCCAGGACCCCACCGAGGAAACCGTCGGCCACGAGTTCGATGGCATCGCCGAGTACGACAACCCGCTGCCGAAGTGGTGGTTCATGCTGTTCGTCGGCACCATCGTCTTCGCCCTCGGCTACCTGGTGCTCTACCCAGGCCTGGGTAACTGGAAAGGTCTGCTGCCGGGCTACAACGAAGCCGGTGACGGCAAGCCGTTCGCCAATGGCGAAGCCGGCTGGACCGGTGTGCACCAGTGGGAAAAAGAGATGGTGCGGGCCGACAAGCAATACGCCCCGCTCTATGCTGCCTACGCCAAGATGCCGATCGAGGAAGTGGCCAAGGACGAGAAGGCCCTGAAAATGGGTAACCGTCTGTTCGCCTCCAACTGCTCGGTCTGCCACGGCTCCGACGCCAAGGGTGCCTATGGCTTCCCCAACCTGACCGACAACGAATGGCGCTGGGGCGGCTCGCCGGCCGAGATCAAGCAGACCATCATTGCTGGCCGCAGTGGCGCCATGCCGCCGCAGGCTCCGCAGATCGGCGAAGACGGCGTACGCAATGTTGCCGCCTACGTGCTCACCGAACTGGGCGGCCGCAAGCTGCCGGAAGGTGTGACTGCTGACATCGCTGCCGGTAAGAAAGTGTTCGAAACCACCTGCTTCGCCTGCCACACCAAGGAAGGCACCGGCAACAAGATGATGGGCGCACCGAACCTGACCAACCCCAGCGCCTTCATCTACGGCAGTAGCTACGCGCAACTGCAGCAGACCATCCGCTATGGCCGTAACGGCAACATGCCGGCGCAGCTACCCTATGTGGGCAGCGAAGACAAAGTGCACCTGCTGACCGCCTACGTGTACAGCCTGTCGCACGGCGAGAAAGCCGAGCCAGTCGAGAAGTAA
- the ccoO gene encoding cytochrome-c oxidase, cbb3-type subunit II gives MKSHEIVEKNIGLLAFFMVIAVSIGGLTQIVPLFFQDVTNTPVEGMKPRTALEVEGRDIYIREGCVGCHSQMIRPFRAETERYGHYSVAGESVWDHPFLWGSKRTGPDLARVGGRYSDEWQRAHLYNPRNVVPESKMPAYPWLVENKLDGKNTATKLEAMRTLGVPYTDEDIAGAAEAVKGKTEMDALVAYLQGLGTSIKNKR, from the coding sequence ATGAAAAGCCACGAAATAGTCGAGAAGAACATTGGCCTGCTGGCGTTCTTCATGGTCATCGCCGTCAGCATCGGTGGCCTGACCCAGATCGTCCCGCTGTTCTTCCAGGACGTGACCAACACCCCGGTCGAAGGCATGAAGCCGCGTACCGCGCTGGAAGTCGAAGGTCGTGACATCTACATCCGCGAAGGCTGCGTTGGCTGCCACTCGCAGATGATCCGGCCGTTCCGTGCCGAAACCGAGCGCTACGGTCACTACTCCGTCGCCGGCGAAAGCGTCTGGGATCACCCGTTCCTCTGGGGCTCCAAGCGTACCGGCCCGGACCTGGCCCGCGTTGGCGGCCGCTACTCGGATGAGTGGCAGCGCGCGCACCTGTACAACCCGCGCAACGTAGTGCCCGAGTCGAAGATGCCGGCTTACCCGTGGCTGGTCGAGAACAAGCTGGATGGCAAGAACACCGCTACCAAGCTTGAAGCCATGCGCACTCTGGGCGTGCCCTACACCGACGAAGATATCGCCGGCGCGGCAGAAGCTGTGAAAGGCAAGACCGAGATGGATGCGCTGGTCGCATACCTGCAAGGTCTGGGCACCTCAATCAAGAACAAACGGTAA
- a CDS encoding cbb3-type cytochrome oxidase subunit 3: MDIGTLRGIGTAVVFIAFIGVVLWAYSSRRKDSFDEAANLPFADDAPAKERDEQASGSNKE; the protein is encoded by the coding sequence ATGGATATCGGGACGCTTCGCGGTATCGGCACCGCCGTGGTTTTCATCGCTTTCATTGGCGTGGTGCTCTGGGCCTACAGCAGCAGACGCAAAGACAGCTTCGACGAGGCCGCCAACCTGCCCTTCGCCGACGACGCCCCCGCCAAAGAGCGTGACGAACAAGCTTCTGGGAGCAATAAAGAATGA
- the ccoP gene encoding cytochrome-c oxidase, cbb3-type subunit III: MTSFWSGYITLLTLGSLVALLWLIFATRRGERPGPTDQTMGHAFDGIEEYDNPLPKWWFMLFLGTIVFAVGYLVLYPGLGNWKGVLPGYEDGWTQVAQWQREIDKANQQYGPIYAKYAAMPVEDVAKDEYAVKMGGRLFASNCSVCHGSDAKGAYGFPNLTDRHWRWGGSPAEIKQTISAGRHGMMPAQAPMIGDDGVRNAAAFVLVELAGRKLPEGVSADIEAGRKVFSSTCFACHGAAGKGTPSMGAPDLTNPSAFIYGSSYAQLQQTIRYGRNGNMPAQLPFVGSEDKVHLLAAYVYSLSHDERSAAVEQ; encoded by the coding sequence ATGACCTCTTTCTGGAGTGGCTATATCACCCTGCTCACCCTTGGCAGCCTGGTCGCCTTGCTCTGGCTGATCTTCGCCACCCGCCGTGGCGAGCGTCCGGGCCCTACCGACCAGACCATGGGCCACGCCTTCGACGGCATCGAGGAGTACGACAACCCGCTGCCCAAGTGGTGGTTCATGCTGTTCCTCGGCACCATCGTCTTCGCCGTCGGCTACCTGGTGCTCTACCCCGGTCTGGGCAACTGGAAAGGCGTGCTGCCGGGCTATGAGGACGGCTGGACCCAGGTCGCCCAGTGGCAGCGCGAAATCGACAAGGCCAACCAGCAGTACGGCCCGATCTACGCCAAGTACGCGGCCATGCCGGTCGAGGACGTGGCCAAGGATGAGTACGCGGTGAAGATGGGCGGTCGCCTGTTCGCCTCCAACTGCTCGGTCTGCCACGGCTCCGACGCCAAGGGCGCCTATGGCTTCCCCAACCTGACCGACCGGCACTGGCGCTGGGGCGGTTCACCGGCAGAAATCAAGCAGACCATCAGCGCCGGCCGCCACGGCATGATGCCTGCCCAAGCACCGATGATCGGCGACGATGGCGTGCGTAACGCTGCCGCCTTCGTCCTCGTCGAACTGGCCGGGCGCAAGCTGCCGGAAGGTGTCAGCGCAGATATCGAGGCTGGGCGCAAGGTCTTCTCCAGCACCTGCTTCGCCTGCCACGGCGCAGCAGGCAAAGGCACCCCGAGCATGGGCGCGCCGGACCTGACCAACCCCAGCGCCTTCATCTACGGCAGCAGCTACGCGCAACTGCAGCAAACCATCCGCTACGGCCGTAACGGCAACATGCCCGCTCAATTGCCCTTTGTCGGCAGCGAGGACAAGGTGCATCTGCTGGCCGCCTACGTGTACAGCCTGTCACACGACGAACGTAGCGCTGCAGTCGAGCAGTAA
- the ccoO gene encoding cytochrome-c oxidase, cbb3-type subunit II: protein MSSKHEILEKNVGLLALAMVLAVSIGGLTQIVPLFFQDVVNEPVQGMKPYTALQLEGRDIYIKEGCVGCHSQMIRPFRAETERYGHYSVAGESVWDHPFLWGSKRTGPDLARVGGRYSDDWHRAHLYNPRNVVPESKMPAYPWLVENKLDGKGSAAKLEAMRTLGVPYSDADIAGAAEAVQGKTEMEALVAYLQVLGTSLKNKR, encoded by the coding sequence ATGAGCAGCAAACACGAAATACTCGAGAAAAACGTCGGCCTGCTGGCCCTGGCCATGGTGCTGGCCGTCAGCATCGGCGGCCTGACCCAGATCGTTCCGCTGTTCTTCCAGGACGTAGTCAACGAGCCGGTGCAGGGCATGAAGCCCTACACCGCGCTGCAACTGGAAGGCCGTGACATCTACATCAAGGAAGGCTGCGTCGGCTGCCACTCGCAGATGATCCGGCCGTTCCGTGCCGAAACCGAGCGCTATGGCCACTACTCGGTCGCCGGCGAAAGCGTCTGGGATCACCCATTCCTCTGGGGCTCCAAGCGTACCGGCCCGGACCTGGCCCGCGTGGGCGGGCGCTACTCCGATGATTGGCACCGCGCGCACCTGTACAACCCGCGCAACGTGGTGCCGGAGTCGAAGATGCCGGCCTACCCCTGGCTGGTGGAAAACAAGCTGGACGGCAAGGGCAGCGCTGCCAAGCTCGAAGCCATGCGCACCCTGGGCGTGCCCTACAGCGATGCCGACATTGCCGGCGCGGCCGAGGCCGTGCAAGGCAAGACCGAAATGGAGGCGCTGGTCGCCTACCTGCAGGTCCTCGGTACCAGCCTGAAGAACAAGAGGTAA